The proteins below come from a single Notamacropus eugenii isolate mMacEug1 chromosome 7, mMacEug1.pri_v2, whole genome shotgun sequence genomic window:
- the LOC140513872 gene encoding olfactory receptor 4F3/4F16/4F29-like: MDETNQSVVTEFVFMGLTNSWVMQIFLFVFTSVFCLASLLGNTLIVLTVACDSHLQSPMYFLLAHLSFIDIIDSCMVNPKMISDLFKKEKLISFEGCVSQIFFIHAVGATEMVLLITMAFDRYIAICKPLHYLTIMNLRVCISIVVISWTIGISHSFFQLAFVIKLPFCGPNKLDSFYCDLPRFIRLACTDTYRLHFLITANSGFISLGAFFILIISYIVILITVRQHSSGGSSKALSTLSAHISVVILFFGPCIFFYVWPFPTFPVDKYLALFDSVITPFLNPTIYTLRNKEMKKSMKRLWGQLMRSPTMS, translated from the coding sequence ATGGATGAAACAAATCAATCTGTAGTCACTGAGTTTGTGTTTATGGGACTCACCAATTCTTGGGTGAtgcaaatttttctctttgtattcacCTCTGTGTTCTGTTTGGCGAGTCTCCTAGGGAATACCCTGATTGTGCTCACAGTGGCCTGTGACTCTCACTTACAATCCCCCATGTACTTCCTGCTGGCCCATCTCTCCTTCATTGACATAATTGATTCCTGCATGGTCAACCCCAAGATGATTAGTGACCTTTTTAAGAAGGAGAAACTCATTTCTTTTGAAGGCTGTGTTTCTCAGATCTTCTTTATTCATGCTGTTGGAGCTACTGAAATGGTGCTTCTCATAACCATGGCCTTTGACCGCTACATAGCAATATGTAAGCCTCTCCACTACCTCACTATTATGAACCTAAGAGTGTGCATTTCTATTGTGGTAATTTCCTGGACAATTGGAATTTCTCACTCCTTCTTCCAACTGGCCTTTGTGATAAAGTTGCCCTTCTGTGGCCCTAACAAATTGGACAGCTTTTACTGTGACCTTCCTCGGTTCATTAGACTTGCCTGCACAGACACTTACAGACTGCACTTCCTGATCACTGCCAATAGTGGGTTCATCTCTCTGGGAGCCTTCTTCATTTTGATCATTTCCTACATTGTCATCCTGATCACTGTTCGGCAGCACTCCTCTGGGGGTTCATCCAAGGCCCTCTCTACACTGTCAGCTCACATCTCTGTAGTGATCTTGTTCTTTGGCCCATGTATCTTTTTCTATGTGTGGCCATTTCCCACATTTCCAGTGGACAAATATCTTGCCCTTTTTGACTCAGTTATCACTCCTTTTCTGAACCCTACCATCTACACATTAAgaaacaaagagatgaaaaaatcaatGAAGAGACTATGGGGTCAGCTCATGAGATCCCCAACTATGTCTTAA